Proteins from one Lachnospiraceae bacterium KGMB03038 genomic window:
- a CDS encoding 4-(cytidine 5'-diphospho)-2-C-methyl-D-erythritol kinase encodes MEKMELRALGKINLGLDVLGRRENGYHDVRMVMQTVYLYDLITLELTREPGIEIKTNLSFLPVNENNLAYRAAKLLMDEFKIQDGIRISLEKHIPVSAGMAGGSSNAAAVLYGLNRMFDLKLTDQQLMERGVTLGADVPYCILRGTVLAEGIGEILTPLPPMPRCYVLLAKPPVNVSTKAVYEKLDACRIERHPDISGILEGLEEQDLHKVAGAMGNVLEEVTAGDYPVIDEIKKVMKEGGALNAMMSGSGPTVFGIYDDRRKAKAAASKIREQKLARQVYVTNVHNARRR; translated from the coding sequence ATGGAAAAGATGGAACTAAGAGCGCTGGGCAAGATCAACTTAGGACTGGATGTGCTGGGAAGACGGGAAAATGGTTATCACGACGTGCGGATGGTAATGCAGACGGTGTACCTTTATGACCTGATCACACTGGAACTTACAAGAGAACCGGGGATCGAGATAAAGACCAATCTTTCTTTTCTTCCGGTAAATGAGAATAATCTGGCGTATCGGGCCGCAAAACTTCTGATGGATGAGTTTAAGATCCAGGATGGGATCCGGATCTCGTTAGAAAAACATATACCGGTGTCCGCGGGAATGGCAGGGGGAAGTTCTAACGCGGCGGCAGTCTTATATGGATTAAACCGGATGTTTGATCTGAAGCTTACGGATCAGCAGTTGATGGAGCGGGGAGTGACGCTGGGGGCTGACGTTCCTTATTGTATCTTACGGGGAACGGTGCTGGCGGAAGGGATCGGGGAGATCCTGACGCCTCTTCCTCCAATGCCCCGCTGCTATGTGCTTTTGGCGAAACCGCCGGTGAATGTATCTACAAAGGCGGTTTATGAGAAGCTGGACGCCTGCCGGATCGAAAGACATCCCGACATCAGCGGGATCTTGGAAGGACTGGAGGAGCAGGATCTTCATAAGGTGGCGGGAGCTATGGGGAATGTCCTGGAAGAGGTCACGGCGGGAGATTATCCGGTGATCGACGAGATCAAGAAGGTAATGAAAGAAGGCGGAGCGCTGAATGCCATGATGAGCGGAAGCGGTCCAACGGTATTTGGCATCTACGACGACCGGAGAAAGGCGAAAGCGGCGGCGTCTAAGATAAGGGAACAGAAGCTTGCAAGGCAGGTGTATGTGACAAACGTACATAACGCAAGGAGGAGATAA